Proteins from one Cryptomeria japonica chromosome 4, Sugi_1.0, whole genome shotgun sequence genomic window:
- the LOC131070083 gene encoding acidic endochitinase, whose protein sequence is MESRGMRVRVAAISLVVALLWSGVSGGSISIYWGQRGDEATLADTCASGNFEIVMLAFLITFGNGQTPVLNLAGHCDPPSGGCKSLSTQIESCHSSGVKVFLSLGGSVGNAMITSAEDAQEVANYLWNNYLGGNSGSRPLGPAVLDGIDFDIESTTAHWDDLAKAVSKLSTNSKKVYLSAAPQCPYPDASLGDALQTGLFDYVWIQFYNNPPCQYANEDASNLVNSWNHWTTSVPTAQTRSFYLGLPAAPRAAGSGYIDPHVLIEKVLPKIKPSSKYGGVMLWSKYWDEQTNYSSTIKDSVIMKPSLVELPTLASL, encoded by the coding sequence ATGGAGAGTCGTGGAATGAGAGTGAGAGTGGCCGCAATTTCCTTGGTGGTTGCTCTGCTGTGGAGCGGGGTAAGTGGGGGAAGCATAAGCATATACTGGGGTCAGAGAGGCGACGAAGCCACTCTTGCCGACACCTGCGCAAGCGGAAACTTTGAAATTGTGATGCTCGCGTTTCTAATCACGTTTGGCAATGGACAGACGCCGGTGCTGAACCTGGCGGGCCACTGCGATCCCCCCTCGGGAGGTTGCAAATCGCTGAGCACCCAGATTGAGTCCTGTCACTCCAGTGGCGTAAAGGTGTTTCTTTCCCTCGGAGGATCCGTCGGAAACGCAATGATCACGTCAGCAGAGGATGCACAAGAGGTGGCCAACTATCTGTGGAACAACTATCTTGGAGGGAATTCGGGCTCCAGGCCTTTAGGACCCGCCGTTCTGGACGGCATAGACTTCGATATCGAGTCCACGACGGCGCACTGGGACGATCTGGCCAAGGCCGTTTCCAAACTTAGCACCAACTCCAAGAAGGTGTACCTCAGCGCTGCTCCGCAGTGCCCCTATCCCGACGCTTCTCTCGGAGATGCCTTGCAGACGGGGCTGTTCGACTATGTGTGGATCCAGTTCTACAACAACCCTCCCTGTCAGTATGCGAATGAGGACGCTTCCAATTTGGTGAATTCATGGAACCATTGGACCACGTCCGTACCCACTGCTCAAACACGGAGCTTTTACCTCGGTCTTCCGGCTGCGCCTCGTGCTGCTGGCAGCGGCTATATTGACCCACACGTACTCATCGAAAAGGTGCTGCCTAAGATCAAGCCTTCCTCAAAGTATGGAGGAGTCATGCTGTGGTCCAAGTACTGGGACGAGCAAACCAATTACAGCTCGACCATCAAAGATTCTGTAATTATGAAGCCCTCCCTGGTTGAGCTCCCTACTTTGGCCTCTCTCTGA